Below is a genomic region from Bacteroidota bacterium.
ATCGCCAATGAACTAAAACAGGTGCTCAAAACAGAAGATGTTGCCATAGTTGTGGAAGCCAAGCATTTGTGTGTTTCTTCAAGGGGTATCCAGGATGAAAGCAGTACCACAGTGACAGCGGAGTACTCTGGAAAATTCCTGGAGGAAAAAACCAGGGAAGAATTCCTTAGGTATATCAGTCTGGAGTTAAAGTAATTCCTGAAAACATACCGGATTATGCTTAATTTTGAAAAAAATCCGGTTTATGAAAATAATGATCATTAACGGCCCGAATATGAATTTGCTGGGGCGTAGGGAAACGGATATTTATGGTGAAATATCATTCGAACAGTATTTAAAAAGACTCAGGGAACGGTTTCCACAGATTATAATTGATTATTTTCAGAGCAACATTGAGGGAGAGCTTGTTGAGGCTATCCAAAAGTCGGGTTTTATTTATACAGGAATAATCTTAAATGCAGGTGGTTATACCCACACGTCTGTTTCATTGGCTGATGCGATCCGGGCTATCAGCACTCCGGTTGTGGAGGTGCATATTTCCAATATTTTT
It encodes:
- a CDS encoding 3-dehydroquinate dehydratase — encoded protein: MKIMIINGPNMNLLGRRETDIYGEISFEQYLKRLRERFPQIIIDYFQSNIEGELVEAIQKSGFIYTGIILNAGGYTHTSVSLADAIRAISTPVVEVHISNIFAREAYRHSSLTAAHAVGTISGFGLDSYRLAIEYFLEKTKD